One genomic segment of Virgibacillus doumboii includes these proteins:
- a CDS encoding gamma-glutamylcyclotransferase family protein has translation MPNVFVYGTLRKGERNHHYLDGASCIFQQCWTYGALYDTNSDYPVIKESAKEKVFGELYKISESNLTIIDRLEGYVDGDSDNLYNRKNVPVFDDRGKEHKGIIYTAGNSLSNSTKKIPSGDWSVHNYLKRDSLLYFAYGSCMDNERFQKAGVEQYFRKEYWMGLRFNFPEVRKTAGKQIL, from the coding sequence ATGCCAAACGTATTTGTCTATGGAACATTAAGAAAAGGAGAAAGGAATCATCATTATTTGGATGGAGCTTCATGTATTTTCCAGCAATGCTGGACGTATGGAGCACTGTATGACACGAACAGTGATTATCCTGTGATAAAAGAAAGTGCCAAAGAGAAGGTTTTCGGGGAACTCTATAAAATTAGTGAATCAAACCTGACAATCATCGATCGATTAGAAGGATATGTCGACGGGGATTCAGATAATCTGTACAACCGAAAGAATGTTCCTGTATTCGATGACAGAGGCAAAGAACATAAGGGTATTATCTATACAGCAGGAAATTCATTAAGTAATTCAACCAAAAAAATACCATCAGGAGACTGGTCTGTACATAATTACTTAAAACGTGATTCATTATTATACTTCGCTTATGGATCCTGCATGGATAATGAACGGTTTCAGAAAGCGGGTGTGGAACAATATTTTAGGAAGGAATATTGGATGGGTTTGCGTTTCAATTTTCCCGAAGTACGAAAGACGGCGGGAAAGCAGATCTTGTAG
- a CDS encoding COX15/CtaA family protein — protein MSKFTFITILLTYTLIVFGGYVASSESGMGCGPDWPLCNGAVIPQLEGATLIEFGHRVIGAALFVLVLILFAKIRRRDRSNLETKVACWMIGLLTMQLIMGAIVVFYHLPSLIITVHLLIAMVFMALLIWFWRQDRPDDYQKSGTEPRLKNHFNQVIGLVFITIGLGAYIKHQHYGSACGWLSCGEDSFLPVTIPEILQTSHRFLAFVVTLYILFLTYKVFKENIKPITYRMLIASTLIIIQIGAGIITILTFIPITMAVLHLAIGTLLFGVLVETKFKLN, from the coding sequence TTGTCAAAATTTACATTTATTACCATATTACTTACATATACGTTAATTGTTTTTGGTGGTTATGTTGCATCATCAGAATCCGGCATGGGCTGTGGACCGGATTGGCCACTATGTAATGGAGCAGTTATTCCTCAGCTGGAAGGTGCCACTTTAATTGAATTTGGTCATCGGGTTATAGGCGCGGCGCTGTTTGTATTGGTTTTAATTCTCTTCGCCAAAATAAGAAGAAGAGACCGGAGCAACCTCGAAACAAAGGTTGCCTGCTGGATGATAGGTCTATTAACAATGCAGCTTATAATGGGGGCAATCGTTGTCTTCTATCACCTTCCATCACTTATTATAACAGTTCATTTACTGATTGCTATGGTCTTTATGGCTTTATTAATCTGGTTCTGGCGACAAGACAGACCCGATGATTATCAAAAATCCGGAACAGAGCCCCGTTTAAAAAATCATTTTAATCAGGTAATCGGATTGGTGTTTATTACAATCGGCCTCGGTGCTTATATTAAGCATCAGCACTATGGGTCAGCGTGCGGTTGGCTTAGCTGTGGAGAGGATTCATTTTTACCTGTTACAATTCCGGAGATACTGCAAACCTCACATCGGTTTTTGGCATTTGTTGTAACACTGTATATCCTATTTCTGACGTATAAAGTCTTTAAAGAAAACATAAAGCCTATTACTTACCGGATGCTAATAGCTTCAACATTAATTATTATCCAAATTGGGGCAGGCATTATAACAATCCTTACGTTTATTCCAATCACAATGGCAGTACTGCATTTAGCAATTGGAACATTACTGTTTGGTGTACTGGTTGAAACAAAATTTAAGTTGAATTAA
- a CDS encoding 5'-3' exonuclease encodes MENRDKIMLVDGMALLFRGFFATAFRGNFMKTSKGVPTNGIYQFLRYFLDAVDKFEPTHVICCWDMGSKTFRTEMFDGYKANRSEPPEELIPQFDLIKEVVEAFDMPNVGLENFEADDCIGTLARQFALENDVLILTGDQDILQLVDEGISVAIMKKGQGNYDVFENNNFLEKKGVYPKQIIDLKGLMGDTSDNYPGVKGIGEKTALKLIQEYETIDNLLENIDNLPKGVQTKIRANMDMLHLSRSLAEIKCDIPVECSLERAKWGYDKNIIEKKFADLEFKNLAKLVN; translated from the coding sequence ATGGAGAACAGAGATAAAATAATGCTGGTTGATGGAATGGCATTGCTTTTCCGGGGATTTTTTGCAACAGCATTCAGAGGCAATTTTATGAAAACAAGTAAAGGCGTGCCAACAAACGGAATCTATCAATTTTTACGTTATTTTTTAGATGCAGTGGATAAATTTGAACCAACACATGTAATCTGCTGTTGGGACATGGGAAGCAAAACATTTCGGACAGAGATGTTTGACGGATATAAAGCAAATAGATCAGAACCGCCGGAAGAACTTATTCCGCAATTTGACCTTATCAAGGAAGTCGTGGAAGCATTTGACATGCCTAATGTGGGACTGGAAAACTTTGAAGCAGATGATTGTATTGGTACATTGGCCAGACAATTTGCTTTGGAAAATGACGTATTAATCCTTACCGGTGATCAGGATATCCTTCAACTGGTGGACGAAGGAATCAGTGTTGCTATTATGAAAAAAGGTCAGGGGAATTATGACGTTTTCGAAAACAATAATTTTCTTGAGAAAAAAGGCGTTTATCCGAAGCAAATAATCGATCTGAAAGGACTAATGGGTGATACATCCGACAATTACCCTGGCGTCAAAGGGATTGGCGAAAAAACTGCATTAAAACTAATCCAGGAATATGAAACAATTGATAATCTGCTTGAAAACATTGACAATCTTCCTAAGGGAGTTCAAACGAAGATCCGGGCAAACATGGATATGCTCCACCTTTCAAGAAGCCTGGCAGAAATCAAATGTGATATACCTGTTGAATGTTCGCTGGAACGTGCAAAATGGGGCTATGATAAAAATATAATTGAGAAAAAATTTGCTGATCTGGAATTTAAAAATCTTGCCAAATTGGTAAATTAG
- a CDS encoding dynamin family protein has protein sequence MISTKINQAEIKLQHLAGLYQAMTENNDNKNANKVLDVFEKLNKQEFVISFAGHFSAGKSSMINSLLGRSILPKSPIPTSANVVKIKSGNGNARVYFHDDAPVEYQEPYDIDMIKEFAKDKASIKEIEINTSETILPDDCVLIDTPGIDAADDTDRLITESSLHLVDALFYVMDYNHVQSDVNLQFLKKIQDYEIPYYLIINQIDKHEESEITFKMFNENIKQTFDQWGISPEMFFYSSLVKASSPHNQFPEIKDKLFSLMYSKNDSFSGAARSVNQIIKEHQQFLRDLYEEKLAEVSMDDSDTNNNTYARIEEIDEKITDLKAKPDRLEEEFYNDLNTTLKNAYLMPAELRDKAELFLESQQSDFKVGLFAAKKKTEEERNVRLESFLEHLLKNVETSIQWKLRDKFSNLLKRYSIYDQTLLQWVQEISIDYNAEALLSLVKSGAKINGESILNYTKDVSSEIKKRYKMEARKLWDTIYVSFNNALSDELTKFENERNQLSFMYEKQLRKEELEQELHDKLQIPDNVFADPKPDEYVWEQIYKAIEAKTGSIKQADESCRNEKTVKTETVNESQPSNERSNISAENILSNIEKTIQTIDDLPGFQSIVDDLTRKKDRLQNRKYTIALFGAFSAGKSSFANALIGKKLLPVSPNPTTAVINRINPITEEYKHGTVVVKLKAEQTLVEDVRFLTKNFSPTAERLDELIGWIRESNIHNSEQLHKTHQSYLKAVITGYQQSKDKLAQEIFITLDDFADYVTDETKACYIESIDLYYESSLTKEGITLVDTPGADSVNARHTNVAFDYIKHADAILYVTYYNHALSRADKDFLLQLGRVKDAFQLDKMFFIMNAADLAENNEELNMVINYVESELTRLGIRFPRLFPVSSKQSLKDKLNNKTVNQQMKTFEDSFKSFIHDELAAITIHSAIRDIDRASQMVNNFIDSSRLSAQEKEQFIEDMHTEQAVLKRLTDKLDNEIYAQKITQKIEKQLYYVLERLSIRFHDMFKETFNPATITETGKKAKLQLENSLRNLLDYTGYELMQELRAVSLRIEALINELRNDVHHDYSKLIGQTDTKFTLPDLTEAEIETPAYSQAFENLEPQAFHKELKGFNGTKAFFAKNEKEIMKENIFNRLSPFAEEYINDNHQKMKESYIDQWNAVMSDVKLEINQNIDKYITNHLSMVTDQSIDIDTLKDKHHELKMLLADHELNGGDTYGEQR, from the coding sequence GTGATATCAACGAAAATAAATCAAGCTGAAATTAAGCTTCAGCATTTAGCTGGTCTTTACCAGGCAATGACCGAAAATAATGATAATAAAAATGCAAACAAGGTTTTGGATGTTTTTGAAAAACTTAATAAACAAGAGTTTGTCATCAGCTTTGCAGGTCATTTTTCTGCCGGTAAATCATCTATGATAAATAGTCTATTAGGAAGATCCATCCTGCCGAAAAGTCCAATCCCGACAAGTGCTAATGTCGTTAAAATTAAATCAGGAAACGGGAATGCGCGTGTTTACTTTCATGATGATGCACCAGTGGAATATCAGGAGCCGTATGACATCGATATGATTAAAGAATTCGCAAAAGATAAAGCCAGCATCAAAGAGATAGAGATTAATACAAGTGAAACTATTTTACCTGATGACTGTGTTCTTATCGATACTCCCGGGATCGATGCTGCTGATGATACGGACCGGCTGATTACTGAATCCTCATTACATCTTGTGGATGCATTATTTTATGTAATGGACTATAACCATGTACAATCAGATGTAAATTTACAGTTTTTAAAGAAAATACAAGATTATGAGATTCCTTATTACCTTATCATTAATCAGATTGATAAGCATGAAGAAAGTGAAATAACGTTCAAAATGTTCAATGAGAATATTAAACAAACGTTTGATCAATGGGGTATTTCACCTGAGATGTTCTTTTATTCTTCACTGGTAAAAGCTTCTTCACCACATAATCAGTTTCCTGAAATTAAAGACAAACTATTTTCATTGATGTATTCCAAAAATGATTCCTTTTCAGGTGCTGCTAGATCAGTAAATCAGATTATCAAAGAGCATCAGCAATTTTTGCGTGATCTTTATGAGGAAAAACTGGCCGAAGTTTCAATGGATGATAGTGACACTAATAATAATACTTATGCCAGAATTGAAGAAATCGACGAAAAAATTACTGACCTGAAAGCTAAGCCTGATAGATTGGAAGAGGAATTTTACAATGATTTAAATACGACATTGAAAAATGCCTATCTGATGCCTGCCGAATTAAGGGATAAGGCAGAATTGTTCCTGGAATCGCAGCAAAGTGATTTTAAGGTGGGTTTGTTTGCAGCAAAGAAGAAGACGGAAGAAGAACGTAACGTACGTTTAGAAAGTTTTTTGGAGCATTTATTAAAAAATGTGGAAACTTCAATTCAATGGAAATTACGCGATAAATTTTCAAACCTGCTAAAGCGGTATAGCATTTATGATCAGACTTTATTACAGTGGGTACAGGAAATATCGATTGATTATAATGCCGAGGCACTCCTTTCGTTAGTGAAATCTGGTGCAAAAATAAACGGGGAGTCCATTTTAAATTATACAAAAGATGTCAGTTCTGAAATTAAAAAACGATATAAAATGGAAGCACGGAAATTATGGGACACGATTTACGTTTCTTTTAACAATGCTTTAAGTGATGAACTGACAAAGTTTGAAAATGAACGGAATCAGCTTTCTTTTATGTATGAGAAACAACTGCGTAAAGAAGAACTGGAACAGGAACTTCATGATAAACTGCAGATTCCGGATAATGTTTTTGCCGATCCCAAGCCGGATGAATATGTTTGGGAACAGATTTATAAAGCGATTGAAGCTAAAACCGGTTCAATCAAACAGGCAGACGAAAGCTGCAGAAACGAGAAGACAGTAAAGACTGAAACGGTTAACGAAAGCCAACCATCAAATGAACGTTCTAATATTTCTGCCGAGAACATTTTGAGTAATATTGAAAAAACGATTCAAACAATTGATGATCTTCCAGGTTTTCAATCAATCGTTGATGATTTAACCCGGAAAAAGGACCGGTTACAAAACCGGAAATATACCATTGCATTATTCGGTGCATTCAGTGCGGGTAAATCTTCATTTGCTAATGCTTTAATTGGAAAGAAACTATTACCTGTATCCCCGAATCCTACAACTGCCGTGATCAATAGAATTAACCCGATAACAGAAGAATATAAACACGGAACAGTTGTTGTTAAACTTAAAGCTGAGCAGACACTGGTAGAGGATGTTCGGTTTTTAACCAAAAATTTCTCACCGACAGCAGAAAGGCTCGATGAATTAATCGGTTGGATTAGAGAAAGTAATATCCATAACAGTGAGCAGCTGCACAAAACACATCAAAGTTATTTAAAAGCTGTGATAACTGGCTATCAGCAAAGCAAAGATAAGCTTGCACAGGAGATCTTTATTACCCTTGATGATTTTGCCGACTACGTTACCGATGAGACAAAAGCCTGCTATATCGAATCAATCGACCTTTACTATGAATCATCTTTAACAAAAGAAGGAATCACTTTAGTAGACACTCCAGGGGCGGATTCCGTTAATGCTCGTCATACAAATGTGGCATTTGATTATATTAAGCATGCTGATGCCATTTTATATGTCACCTATTATAATCATGCATTATCACGGGCTGATAAGGACTTTTTACTTCAATTGGGCAGGGTCAAGGATGCTTTCCAACTGGACAAAATGTTTTTTATTATGAATGCAGCAGACCTGGCCGAAAACAACGAAGAACTCAATATGGTGATTAATTATGTCGAGAGTGAGCTGACACGATTAGGCATTCGTTTTCCAAGACTGTTTCCGGTATCGAGTAAACAGTCGCTAAAGGATAAGTTGAATAATAAAACGGTAAATCAACAAATGAAAACATTTGAAGATTCCTTTAAATCATTTATTCATGATGAACTGGCCGCAATTACAATTCATTCGGCAATCAGGGATATCGATCGTGCTTCACAAATGGTCAATAATTTCATCGATTCATCACGGTTAAGTGCGCAGGAAAAAGAACAATTTATTGAAGACATGCATACGGAACAGGCTGTGCTAAAACGATTGACCGATAAACTGGATAATGAAATATACGCACAAAAAATAACTCAAAAAATAGAAAAACAATTATATTATGTGCTTGAGCGTCTATCAATCCGTTTTCATGATATGTTTAAAGAAACATTTAACCCGGCAACGATTACGGAAACGGGCAAAAAAGCGAAGCTGCAATTGGAAAACAGTTTAAGGAATCTGCTTGATTACACAGGGTATGAACTGATGCAGGAATTACGGGCAGTCTCTTTGCGTATTGAGGCGTTGATCAATGAACTTAGAAATGACGTACATCATGACTATTCAAAACTGATCGGGCAAACTGATACTAAATTTACACTGCCAGACCTTACTGAAGCAGAAATCGAAACACCTGCTTATTCACAGGCATTTGAAAACCTGGAACCACAAGCATTTCATAAAGAGTTAAAAGGTTTTAATGGAACAAAAGCTTTTTTTGCTAAAAATGAAAAAGAAATAATGAAAGAGAATATTTTTAATCGGTTATCCCCGTTTGCAGAAGAATATATTAACGACAATCATCAAAAGATGAAAGAATCCTATATAGACCAATGGAATGCTGTAATGAGTGATGTTAAACTGGAAATAAACCAGAATATAGACAAGTATATAACGAATCATTTATCAATGGTTACAGATCAGTCTATCGATATTGATACGCTAAAAGATAAACACCATGAACTGAAAATGCTATTAGCAGATCACGAACTAAATGGAGGTGATACGTATGGAGAACAGAGATAA
- a CDS encoding CBS domain-containing protein, with translation MKVRDFMITDVISVNKETSIRELLELLVKHKIGGVPVVDANNRLRGIISDGDIIRYLQPKGRSVYDMFSLVLVSEKEDLNHKIENSINQLAKNIMKDKDIHTVHPDDDLEEILNIFSKYHFKKIPVIDEDFKVVGVISRGDIIRFISTNLINKADG, from the coding sequence ATGAAGGTAAGAGACTTCATGATTACGGATGTAATCTCAGTAAACAAAGAAACATCGATAAGAGAATTACTGGAATTACTGGTAAAACATAAAATTGGCGGAGTTCCTGTAGTTGATGCGAATAACCGTTTACGGGGAATAATTAGTGACGGAGACATTATTCGTTACCTTCAACCAAAAGGAAGGTCTGTTTATGATATGTTTTCACTTGTCCTTGTCAGTGAAAAAGAGGATTTAAACCACAAAATTGAAAATAGTATAAACCAGCTCGCCAAAAATATAATGAAAGATAAGGATATCCATACTGTACACCCCGATGATGATCTTGAGGAGATATTAAACATTTTCTCCAAATATCACTTCAAAAAAATACCTGTAATCGATGAAGATTTCAAAGTAGTTGGGGTTATTAGCCGCGGCGATATTATCCGGTTTATTTCAACCAACTTAATAAACAAAGCAGATGGTTAA
- a CDS encoding acyl-CoA carboxylase subunit beta encodes MSYLEELQSRMEKIESGGKEKYHRKNEEKGKLFVRKRLELLFDDGINIEDAFFANCVDDSLPSDGVVTGIGEIGGQSVCVMANDSTVKAGSWGKRTVEKIIRIQETAAKLEIPMLYLVDSAGARITDQVEMFPGRRGAGRIFHNQIKLSGRVPQVCLLFGPSAAGGAYIPAFCDIVVMVDGNASMYLGSPRMAEKVIGEKVSLEEMGGANMHCSVSGCGDVLVKSEEEAIEYTKKYLSYFPANFRQKPQTVNAKEVKEFEKSIAELIPENQNAPFNMKDLINRIIDEDSFCEIKKKFAPELITGLARINGKSVGIIANQPRMKGGVLFPDSADKAAKFMQLCDAFNIPLLFLMDIPGFMIGTKVERAGIIRHGAKMLAAMSEATVPKISVVVRKAYGAGLYAMAGPAFEPDCCLALPTAQIAVMGPEAAVNAVYANKIAELPEEERPAFIKEKQEEYKDNIDIYRLASEMVVDAVVDPDKLRAELVNRYSIYESKNTTFTERKHGVYPV; translated from the coding sequence ATGTCATATTTGGAAGAACTGCAGAGCAGAATGGAAAAAATAGAGAGTGGTGGAAAGGAAAAATACCACCGGAAAAACGAAGAAAAAGGAAAATTATTTGTCCGCAAACGTCTGGAATTGCTGTTTGATGATGGCATTAATATTGAAGATGCATTTTTTGCAAATTGCGTGGATGACTCATTGCCATCCGACGGTGTAGTTACTGGAATTGGTGAGATTGGCGGTCAGTCTGTTTGTGTAATGGCCAATGATTCAACTGTTAAAGCAGGATCTTGGGGCAAACGCACCGTAGAAAAAATTATCCGCATACAGGAAACAGCGGCTAAATTGGAAATACCAATGTTGTATCTTGTGGATTCCGCCGGTGCAAGAATAACCGATCAAGTTGAAATGTTCCCTGGACGTCGTGGGGCAGGAAGGATTTTCCATAATCAGATAAAGCTGTCAGGCCGGGTGCCACAGGTTTGTCTGTTATTTGGACCATCGGCAGCAGGCGGTGCATACATTCCGGCATTTTGCGACATTGTCGTCATGGTTGATGGGAATGCATCAATGTATTTAGGCTCACCACGAATGGCAGAAAAAGTAATTGGTGAAAAAGTAAGTCTCGAGGAGATGGGCGGAGCAAATATGCACTGTTCGGTTTCCGGATGTGGTGACGTTCTTGTTAAATCCGAGGAAGAGGCAATTGAATATACAAAGAAATACCTAAGTTATTTTCCGGCAAACTTCCGGCAAAAACCGCAAACCGTGAACGCAAAGGAAGTAAAAGAATTTGAAAAATCAATTGCTGAATTGATTCCAGAAAATCAAAATGCACCATTTAACATGAAAGATTTGATTAACAGGATCATTGATGAAGACAGTTTCTGTGAAATCAAAAAGAAATTTGCACCGGAATTGATAACCGGCCTTGCCAGAATAAATGGAAAATCAGTTGGAATTATCGCAAACCAGCCACGGATGAAAGGCGGCGTTTTATTCCCGGATTCCGCGGATAAAGCAGCTAAATTCATGCAGCTGTGTGATGCGTTTAATATACCGCTTCTATTCCTGATGGATATTCCTGGATTTATGATCGGAACAAAAGTGGAGCGGGCAGGCATAATCCGTCACGGTGCCAAAATGCTTGCTGCTATGAGCGAAGCAACCGTTCCGAAAATTTCGGTTGTTGTACGCAAAGCGTATGGTGCGGGATTATATGCAATGGCAGGCCCAGCCTTTGAACCGGATTGCTGTCTGGCATTACCGACGGCACAGATCGCTGTGATGGGACCGGAAGCTGCTGTAAATGCAGTTTATGCGAACAAAATTGCTGAACTTCCGGAAGAGGAACGCCCCGCATTTATAAAAGAAAAGCAGGAGGAATACAAGGATAATATTGATATTTATCGATTGGCATCCGAAATGGTTGTTGACGCAGTAGTCGATCCTGATAAACTTCGTGCTGAATTAGTTAATCGGTACAGTATATACGAATCAAAGAATACAACATTTACCGAAAGAAAACATGGGGTATACCCTGTTTAA
- a CDS encoding enoyl-CoA hydratase, with product MGDLVEYKLVDNHVALLTLNRPEAMNALSKPLLDELNNHVHNINANEEIRCTIITGSKEKAFCAGADLKERKGMSEDQVVAAVKYIGETITNIENMKMPVIAALNGAAFGGGLELALGCDIRISSDHVKAGLTETSLAIIPGAGGTQRLTRLIGPGKAKKLIFTAKPVTAREALELGLVEQVVSSENLLDEAIITANMIAKNGPIGLKQAKTAINKGIQTDITTGLAIEHLCYKETIPTEDRIEGLQAFKEKRKPVYQGK from the coding sequence GTGGGAGACTTGGTAGAATATAAATTAGTAGATAACCATGTAGCATTATTAACACTGAACAGGCCAGAAGCAATGAATGCTTTGTCAAAACCATTACTAGATGAGCTTAACAATCATGTTCACAACATAAACGCGAATGAAGAAATCCGCTGCACTATTATTACCGGTTCAAAAGAAAAAGCATTTTGTGCCGGAGCTGACCTTAAGGAACGAAAAGGGATGTCGGAGGATCAGGTGGTGGCTGCTGTTAAATATATTGGCGAAACAATAACAAACATAGAAAATATGAAAATGCCTGTAATAGCTGCCTTAAATGGTGCTGCTTTTGGCGGTGGTCTGGAGCTTGCTTTGGGCTGCGATATACGCATTTCTTCCGATCATGTTAAAGCCGGCCTGACAGAGACGTCTCTTGCAATTATTCCAGGTGCTGGCGGCACACAGCGGCTGACTCGTCTGATTGGTCCGGGAAAGGCTAAGAAGCTTATATTTACAGCAAAGCCGGTCACAGCCCGGGAGGCGCTTGAACTTGGATTGGTTGAACAGGTTGTATCATCTGAAAATCTGCTGGATGAGGCAATAATAACTGCAAATATGATCGCTAAAAATGGACCTATTGGATTAAAACAGGCGAAAACAGCGATAAATAAAGGTATTCAGACAGATATTACAACAGGACTTGCGATTGAACACTTATGTTATAAAGAAACGATACCAACAGAAGACCGAATCGAAGGATTACAGGCATTTAAAGAAAAACGAAAGCCTGTCTATCAAGGTAAATAG
- a CDS encoding acetyl-CoA carboxylase biotin carboxyl carrier protein subunit, with translation MSEVKASMAGSVWKIVVSAGEQVEEDQDIVILESMKMEIPIAAEKGTVKELKVAEGDFVNEGDVIAIIE, from the coding sequence ATGAGTGAAGTAAAAGCATCAATGGCAGGAAGTGTCTGGAAAATAGTAGTAAGTGCAGGAGAACAGGTGGAAGAGGATCAGGATATTGTCATCCTGGAATCGATGAAAATGGAAATTCCGATTGCAGCTGAAAAAGGAACTGTAAAGGAATTAAAAGTTGCGGAAGGCGATTTCGTTAACGAAGGCGACGTTATTGCTATTATTGAGTAA
- the accC gene encoding acetyl-CoA carboxylase biotin carboxylase subunit, with protein MIKKVLIANRGEIAARVIRTCKKLDIKTVAVYSEADQKAPFVKMADESFLIGPPRVNESYLNVDKIISIAKDTNVDAIHPGYGFLSESGQFSDKCEQNGIIFIGPSKTVMEKMGSKIEARKAMQKAGVPVVPGTDGAVASAEEAIEIAKDIGYPIMLKASAGGGGIGMQVVHTDDELLKAFESNSKRAKTFFGDGVMFMEKKLENARHIEIQLLADSHGNAVHLFERECSIQRRNQKVVEEAPSPFISEKTREEMGDAAVKAAKSLGYTNAGTIEFLVDNQENFYFLEMNTRIQVEHPVTEEITGLDIVEKQLEIADGKELQLKQSDLTIDGHAIEVRIYAEDPKTFFPSPGHISEFQLPEGEHIRNETAVTGNYDVTPFYDPMIGKLIVKGSDRDEAISLMKEALLTYKVEGIKTNIPMLLDVIDNNEFKKGNTTTSFVQQFYLPQIKAK; from the coding sequence ATGATTAAAAAAGTACTTATTGCAAATCGCGGGGAAATAGCAGCAAGGGTAATCCGAACATGTAAAAAGCTGGATATTAAAACTGTAGCTGTCTATTCGGAAGCAGATCAGAAGGCGCCATTTGTCAAAATGGCGGATGAAAGTTTTTTGATTGGTCCCCCCCGTGTTAATGAAAGCTACTTAAATGTGGATAAAATTATTTCCATTGCTAAAGACACCAATGTGGATGCGATTCACCCGGGTTATGGATTCCTAAGTGAAAGTGGACAGTTTTCCGATAAATGTGAGCAAAATGGTATTATATTTATCGGCCCATCCAAAACAGTCATGGAAAAAATGGGAAGTAAAATTGAAGCACGGAAGGCGATGCAGAAAGCTGGCGTGCCAGTCGTTCCCGGTACGGATGGCGCGGTTGCCTCAGCTGAAGAAGCAATTGAAATTGCCAAGGATATTGGCTATCCGATTATGCTGAAAGCTTCTGCCGGTGGCGGTGGAATTGGAATGCAGGTTGTCCATACAGATGATGAACTGCTGAAGGCATTTGAAAGCAATTCAAAACGTGCCAAAACATTTTTTGGTGATGGTGTTATGTTTATGGAGAAAAAACTGGAAAACGCCCGTCATATCGAAATTCAACTGCTTGCTGACAGCCATGGTAATGCCGTTCATCTATTCGAACGGGAATGTTCGATTCAGCGTCGCAATCAAAAGGTAGTTGAAGAAGCTCCTTCACCATTCATTTCTGAAAAAACACGCGAGGAAATGGGCGATGCAGCCGTAAAGGCAGCGAAATCACTTGGCTATACAAACGCCGGTACCATTGAATTTTTAGTAGATAACCAGGAGAACTTCTATTTCCTTGAAATGAATACGCGAATCCAGGTAGAACATCCGGTAACAGAGGAAATTACCGGACTGGATATTGTTGAAAAACAGCTTGAAATTGCAGATGGAAAAGAACTGCAGTTAAAACAGAGTGATTTGACAATTGATGGTCATGCAATCGAGGTTCGAATTTATGCAGAAGATCCGAAAACGTTCTTCCCGTCACCAGGGCATATTTCTGAATTCCAACTTCCTGAAGGAGAACATATCCGCAATGAAACTGCGGTGACAGGAAATTATGATGTAACACCGTTTTATGATCCGATGATCGGAAAGTTGATCGTGAAAGGCAGTGACAGGGACGAAGCTATTTCCTTAATGAAAGAAGCATTACTAACGTATAAAGTAGAGGGTATTAAAACGAATATACCGATGCTGCTTGATGTTATTGATAATAATGAATTTAAAAAAGGAAATACGACAACAAGTTTTGTACAGCAATTCTATTTACCACAAATTAAAGCAAAATAG